The following proteins are encoded in a genomic region of Tigriopus californicus strain San Diego chromosome 6, Tcal_SD_v2.1, whole genome shotgun sequence:
- the LOC131882681 gene encoding uncharacterized protein LOC131882681 isoform X2 — protein sequence MKDPSSQPSDKPDLLGSSAPLFMSLPVAGIAMETEVNTSVEVRNTQPATATTVSTTPSMTPPCSPSPSPPPPPPSSLPPPRKPSAIEVELELLRPLWHEEFLQRNPGASPDQIKILVDLKLEELSQLIPRRGVFEKKFRDNCQMMREIKEYLEHILAKLQGKAISDSSARIEDHHSQFLIKDWESVRLPALEHDFQQASQSWFKPTTDPLFKTFSSIKSNFTNLIAQFEYERSMRPVIRGVIPLKAVNKSVTLEESPQTYSSPTATNIPPFNGDMSDPNVLEKFAKWKKAWLKLVHELEKSSKSNSIVLFQELTNCLTGKALELISHYPRRDKISYVMALKDLTDQYQKHSPKKQSEPPNGVGAQVKPRCTRQELIKRALMALKNLRNFVRRNNVDMHNCAFIAAFVRAMPSELNHEWTNYKVEKQKEYEDLRHACHLSGEKLPPWESGMVENYASVKQWLLDARADKSKSTRSKLSV from the coding sequence ATGAAGGACCCTTCAAGTCAACCTAGTGACAAACCCGACCTTCTCGGTTCATCCGCACCGCTTTTCATGTCCTTGCCCGTGGCTGGAATTGCCATGGAAACTGAAGTGAACACCTCAGTCGAGGTTCGAAATACTCAGCCcgcaacagcaacaacagtaTCAACAACTCCGTCCATGACTCCTCCTTGttctccttctccctctccgCCTCCACCTCCGCCTTCGTCTTTGCCGCCTCCTCGAAAACCCTCGGCCATTGAGGTGGAGTTGGAGCTGCTCAGACCTTTGTGGCACGAGGAATTTCTCCAAAGGAACCCCGGAGCCAGTCCAGACCAAATCAAGATTCTTGTGGACCTGAAGTTGGAGGAGCTCAGCCAATTGATACCCCGTCGGGGCGTTTTCGAAAAGAAATTCCGAGACAATTGCCAAATGATGCGCGAGATCAAGGAATACCTGGAGCACATCCTCGCCAAGCTCCAAGGCAAGGCTATTAGTGACTCCTCGGCGCGGATTGAAGATCACCACTCTCAATTCCTCATCAAGGACTGGGAATCTGTCAGGTTACCCGCCCTTGAGCATGACTTTCAACAGGCCTCTCAGTCATGGTTCAAGCCCACTACGGATCCCCTGTTCAAGACATTCTCGTCCATTAAGAGCAACTTCACCAATCTGATCGCTCAATTCGAATATGAGCGGTCCATGCGACCAGTCATTCGCGGAGTCATTCCTCTCAAAGCCGTGAACAAGAGCGTGACCCTCGAAGAATCGCCTCAAACATATTCATCCCCAACAGCGACCAACATTCCACCCTTTAATGGCGACATGAGCGATCCGAACGTGCTTGAAAAATTCGCCAAGTGGAAGAAAGCTTGGTTGAAACTTGTCCATGAGCTTGAGAAATCATCCAAGTCCAACTCCATTGTCCTGTTCCAAGAACTGACCAATTGCTTGACGGGTAAGGCACTCGAGTTGATTTCCCATTACCCTAGACGGGATAAAATTTCTTATGTGATGGCTCTCAAGGATCTCACTGACCAATACCAAAAGCATTCACCCAAAAAGCAAAGTGAGCCCCCAAATGGAGTCGGAGCCCAAGTGAAACCGAGATGCACACGTCAAGAGCTCATTAAGCGTGCCTTGATGGCTCTGAAGAACTTGCGAAACTTTGTGAGACGTAACAACGTGGACATGCACAATTGCGCCTTTATTGCAGCCTTTGTCCGGGCCATGCCTTCCGAATTAAACCACGAATGGACCAATTATAAGgttgagaaacaaaaagaatacGAGGACCTACGTCATGCTTGTCATCTGAGTGGAGAGAAGCTACCTCCTTGGGAATCCGGCATGGTCGAAAACTATGCCAGTGTCAAGCAATGGCTTCTTGACGCGAGAGCGGACAAGTCAAAATCAACTCGTTCAAAATTGTCGGTTTGA
- the LOC131882682 gene encoding uncharacterized protein LOC131882682 isoform X1, with protein MSRWFSQHVGGLLALILFECAIQALAITTQFHGKELPNSTSTSLHRKGKILSFMNIVRFDNTACVGTARLGICYTAAECEARGGRTTNTCAQGYGVCCIFSLGCGTTSAENCTYFEPVGTINPGSCTHTICPCSSDICQMRLDFLLFDITGPSTRTESIGTFRGGQIAAEGVQYSVATQCLTDIFSVTSSSGINPPSICGVNTNEHMYVDAGDGCNDLVFQIGEVARGNTIPARQWAIKISQFSCDYNNLAPPGCTQYFFNSDSGVVRSYNYDNAQSRHLADQQQVVCVRREQARCRICWSAPEKTGVSVNGLINDRGIVSPDICCAYNMNDAMEVKGYDCISIPGAVAAGTLTPVPERVCGIRGLVTANGNDYVPICSVSEPFQIRFNSDSYEATSDGEAISEEAEVLGPNTGFELNYALSNDNCS; from the exons ATGAGTAGATGGTTTTCTCAACATGTTGGAGGGCTCTTGGCACTTATACTGTTTGAATGTGCAATCCAGGCTCTGGCCATAACAACACAATTCCATGGAAAAGAACTTCCTAACTCAACATCTACTAGTTTGCATCGCAAGGGAAAGATTC TGTCTTTCATGAACATCGTTCG TTTCGATAATACTGCTTGTGTCGGGACAGCAAGACTTGGAATTTGTTACACAGCTGCTGAATGTGAGGCTCGAGGTGGAAGGACAACCAATACATGTGCTCAAGGTTATGGAGTTTGTTGCATTT TCTCATTGGGTTGTGGTACGACCAGTGCAGAAAACTGCACCTACTTCGAGCCCGTTGGAACGATCAATCCAGGATCTTGCACCCATACCATTTGTCCATGTTCTTCTGACATATGCCAG ATGCGTCTGGACTTTTTGTTGTTCGATATAACCGGGCCATCCACGAGAACTGAATCCATTGGCACCTTCCGAGGAGGCCAGATCGCTGCCGAAGGCGTCCAGTACAGTGTTGCCACCCAATGTTTGACTGACATATTCAGTGTGACCAGTTCGAGTGGAATCAACCCACCTTCAATCTGCGGCGTTAACACCAATGAACACA TGTATGTGGACGCCGGGGACGGTTGCAATGACCTCGTATTCCAAATTGGCGAAGTTGCCAGGGGAAACACGATTCCAGCAAGGCAATGGGCTATCAAA ATTTCACAATTCTCTTGTGATTATAATAATCTGGCACCCCCCGGTTGTACTCAATACTTTTTCAATTCTGACAGCGGAGTCGTACGGAGTTACAACTATGACAATGCTCAAAGTCGACATCTAGCGGACCAACAACAAGTTGTTTGTGTCAG ACGCGAACAGGCACGCTGCAG AATCTGTTGGTCAGCCCCTGAGAAAACTGGGGTTTCTGTTAATG gCTTGATCAATGACAGAGGAATCGTCAGT CCTGATATTTGTTGTGCATACAACATGAATGACGCAATGGAAGTGAAAGGATATGACTGTATAAGCATTCCTGGGGCTGTAGCAGCTGGCACATTGACTCCGGTCCCGGAACGAGTTTGCGGAATAAGAGGTTTGGTGACGGCTAATGGAAATGATTACGTTCCAATCTGCT CTGTAAGCGAACCCTTTCAAATTCGATTCAACAGCGATTCTTATGAAGCCACCAGCGATGGTGAGGCAATCAGTGAGGAAGCTGAAGTGTTGGGACCCAATACCGGATTTGAACTAAACTACGCCCTGTCCAACGACAATTGCTCGTAA
- the LOC131882681 gene encoding uncharacterized protein LOC131882681 isoform X1, producing the protein MCSCQSEWSLHRWNTALRKKDAIDLRTMKDPSSQPSDKPDLLGSSAPLFMSLPVAGIAMETEVNTSVEVRNTQPATATTVSTTPSMTPPCSPSPSPPPPPPSSLPPPRKPSAIEVELELLRPLWHEEFLQRNPGASPDQIKILVDLKLEELSQLIPRRGVFEKKFRDNCQMMREIKEYLEHILAKLQGKAISDSSARIEDHHSQFLIKDWESVRLPALEHDFQQASQSWFKPTTDPLFKTFSSIKSNFTNLIAQFEYERSMRPVIRGVIPLKAVNKSVTLEESPQTYSSPTATNIPPFNGDMSDPNVLEKFAKWKKAWLKLVHELEKSSKSNSIVLFQELTNCLTGKALELISHYPRRDKISYVMALKDLTDQYQKHSPKKQSEPPNGVGAQVKPRCTRQELIKRALMALKNLRNFVRRNNVDMHNCAFIAAFVRAMPSELNHEWTNYKVEKQKEYEDLRHACHLSGEKLPPWESGMVENYASVKQWLLDARADKSKSTRSKLSV; encoded by the coding sequence GAAAAAAGACGCCATTGATTTACGAACCATGAAGGACCCTTCAAGTCAACCTAGTGACAAACCCGACCTTCTCGGTTCATCCGCACCGCTTTTCATGTCCTTGCCCGTGGCTGGAATTGCCATGGAAACTGAAGTGAACACCTCAGTCGAGGTTCGAAATACTCAGCCcgcaacagcaacaacagtaTCAACAACTCCGTCCATGACTCCTCCTTGttctccttctccctctccgCCTCCACCTCCGCCTTCGTCTTTGCCGCCTCCTCGAAAACCCTCGGCCATTGAGGTGGAGTTGGAGCTGCTCAGACCTTTGTGGCACGAGGAATTTCTCCAAAGGAACCCCGGAGCCAGTCCAGACCAAATCAAGATTCTTGTGGACCTGAAGTTGGAGGAGCTCAGCCAATTGATACCCCGTCGGGGCGTTTTCGAAAAGAAATTCCGAGACAATTGCCAAATGATGCGCGAGATCAAGGAATACCTGGAGCACATCCTCGCCAAGCTCCAAGGCAAGGCTATTAGTGACTCCTCGGCGCGGATTGAAGATCACCACTCTCAATTCCTCATCAAGGACTGGGAATCTGTCAGGTTACCCGCCCTTGAGCATGACTTTCAACAGGCCTCTCAGTCATGGTTCAAGCCCACTACGGATCCCCTGTTCAAGACATTCTCGTCCATTAAGAGCAACTTCACCAATCTGATCGCTCAATTCGAATATGAGCGGTCCATGCGACCAGTCATTCGCGGAGTCATTCCTCTCAAAGCCGTGAACAAGAGCGTGACCCTCGAAGAATCGCCTCAAACATATTCATCCCCAACAGCGACCAACATTCCACCCTTTAATGGCGACATGAGCGATCCGAACGTGCTTGAAAAATTCGCCAAGTGGAAGAAAGCTTGGTTGAAACTTGTCCATGAGCTTGAGAAATCATCCAAGTCCAACTCCATTGTCCTGTTCCAAGAACTGACCAATTGCTTGACGGGTAAGGCACTCGAGTTGATTTCCCATTACCCTAGACGGGATAAAATTTCTTATGTGATGGCTCTCAAGGATCTCACTGACCAATACCAAAAGCATTCACCCAAAAAGCAAAGTGAGCCCCCAAATGGAGTCGGAGCCCAAGTGAAACCGAGATGCACACGTCAAGAGCTCATTAAGCGTGCCTTGATGGCTCTGAAGAACTTGCGAAACTTTGTGAGACGTAACAACGTGGACATGCACAATTGCGCCTTTATTGCAGCCTTTGTCCGGGCCATGCCTTCCGAATTAAACCACGAATGGACCAATTATAAGgttgagaaacaaaaagaatacGAGGACCTACGTCATGCTTGTCATCTGAGTGGAGAGAAGCTACCTCCTTGGGAATCCGGCATGGTCGAAAACTATGCCAGTGTCAAGCAATGGCTTCTTGACGCGAGAGCGGACAAGTCAAAATCAACTCGTTCAAAATTGTCGGTTTGA
- the LOC131882682 gene encoding uncharacterized protein LOC131882682 isoform X2: MEKNFLTQHLLVCIARERFVSSLATFFLVSFMNIVRFDNTACVGTARLGICYTAAECEARGGRTTNTCAQGYGVCCIFSLGCGTTSAENCTYFEPVGTINPGSCTHTICPCSSDICQMRLDFLLFDITGPSTRTESIGTFRGGQIAAEGVQYSVATQCLTDIFSVTSSSGINPPSICGVNTNEHMYVDAGDGCNDLVFQIGEVARGNTIPARQWAIKISQFSCDYNNLAPPGCTQYFFNSDSGVVRSYNYDNAQSRHLADQQQVVCVRREQARCRICWSAPEKTGVSVNGLINDRGIVSPDICCAYNMNDAMEVKGYDCISIPGAVAAGTLTPVPERVCGIRGLVTANGNDYVPICSVSEPFQIRFNSDSYEATSDGEAISEEAEVLGPNTGFELNYALSNDNCS; encoded by the exons ATGGAAAAGAACTTCCTAACTCAACATCTACTAGTTTGCATCGCAAGGGAAAGATTC gtctcatccttAGCTACGTTCTTTTTAGTGTCTTTCATGAACATCGTTCG TTTCGATAATACTGCTTGTGTCGGGACAGCAAGACTTGGAATTTGTTACACAGCTGCTGAATGTGAGGCTCGAGGTGGAAGGACAACCAATACATGTGCTCAAGGTTATGGAGTTTGTTGCATTT TCTCATTGGGTTGTGGTACGACCAGTGCAGAAAACTGCACCTACTTCGAGCCCGTTGGAACGATCAATCCAGGATCTTGCACCCATACCATTTGTCCATGTTCTTCTGACATATGCCAG ATGCGTCTGGACTTTTTGTTGTTCGATATAACCGGGCCATCCACGAGAACTGAATCCATTGGCACCTTCCGAGGAGGCCAGATCGCTGCCGAAGGCGTCCAGTACAGTGTTGCCACCCAATGTTTGACTGACATATTCAGTGTGACCAGTTCGAGTGGAATCAACCCACCTTCAATCTGCGGCGTTAACACCAATGAACACA TGTATGTGGACGCCGGGGACGGTTGCAATGACCTCGTATTCCAAATTGGCGAAGTTGCCAGGGGAAACACGATTCCAGCAAGGCAATGGGCTATCAAA ATTTCACAATTCTCTTGTGATTATAATAATCTGGCACCCCCCGGTTGTACTCAATACTTTTTCAATTCTGACAGCGGAGTCGTACGGAGTTACAACTATGACAATGCTCAAAGTCGACATCTAGCGGACCAACAACAAGTTGTTTGTGTCAG ACGCGAACAGGCACGCTGCAG AATCTGTTGGTCAGCCCCTGAGAAAACTGGGGTTTCTGTTAATG gCTTGATCAATGACAGAGGAATCGTCAGT CCTGATATTTGTTGTGCATACAACATGAATGACGCAATGGAAGTGAAAGGATATGACTGTATAAGCATTCCTGGGGCTGTAGCAGCTGGCACATTGACTCCGGTCCCGGAACGAGTTTGCGGAATAAGAGGTTTGGTGACGGCTAATGGAAATGATTACGTTCCAATCTGCT CTGTAAGCGAACCCTTTCAAATTCGATTCAACAGCGATTCTTATGAAGCCACCAGCGATGGTGAGGCAATCAGTGAGGAAGCTGAAGTGTTGGGACCCAATACCGGATTTGAACTAAACTACGCCCTGTCCAACGACAATTGCTCGTAA